In Desulfobaccales bacterium, the genomic window AAAATTGTTTTGCTTTGCTCGCCGAGTTTCGGCGGGCGGAAACGCTGGGGCGGGGTTTCAAATCATTCGAGCGATTTTCGCTCGAAAAAGGTTCGAGCTTCGTTCAGCAATTGCGACCAGTAAACACAAGAGGTTACGGTAATCCCGTAGCCTCTTTTTCTTTTGTGGGTGTGAGTGGCGGGTGTGAGTTTTCGTTTTTTGGTGTAAATTTCCCCTCGATTGACTCGACGGCGGAGCGATCCGATCCGTCTATGGAGTGGAGGTAAATTTCGGGCGTTCTCAGGTTCTTGTGGCGAAGTAAGCTGGAGATCGTCTATCTTATACCAATTACAAATCAAAGATGATCTCAAGGCGGCAAGGATGAGGCTGCGCAGGCGTTAGGCAAACGCTCGTTCAGGCTTTCCGTCTTGTCTCGAGATGGTAGGTCGTTCTTCAAGGGTCTTGTTTCTTGTCATGTCCCCTCACTTCTACGGACCTGTTGCCGGTGGCAGGCAGGATAGGCAATTGATCAAGCTCAATGAATCAGACAGACATTGTTCTCAAGGTTTTAACATTGGCTGCTGTCGTGAAAATGCGCTTGAGGTTCTTCGCGATATCGAAGCTCATGCACTGGCCTCTTCGTACAGTCTTCGGTTCGTTACTGTGAATGGCGCTGAAGCGAAAAAATACATTTTCGCCTTCGTCACTTCTAATGAACCCGGCGCCTATCTGCGGACTGAACCATTTTATTTTTCCCGTCGGCATGGATTTTATCCTCCCCCCTTTGATAATACGAGATATGATCCTCCCTTGTTTTGGATTCTTCTCGCCTTCGCAATTATGCCCCGGCGGCCAGGGAAGTTTCGATCCGGGCGAGGCGTTCCTCGAGCCTGTCCATCGCCTCCGGCAGGGCCTGCTGGCTCTTGGCCCGGGAACAGAAAGCGGGGTTGTTCACCCACCAGTCCATGCCCATTTCCTTGGCCTTGTCAACGGAACAGATGACGAGACGGATCTGAATCGTCAGCAACTCGACGTCCACCAAGTTGATCCGGATATCGCCGGCGATCACGATCCCTTTGTCCAGGATCCTTTCGAGAAGATCCGCCAGATTCGTACTTTCCAGAGAATGTCGAGCGCCGCGTTGGATTGCCATTTTTTTTCCTCCATTTCACTAAACTGCTATAACAATTTTCCCAAAGGTCCCAAATCCAGATTCAAATCATCGCTTTCGAGACCGAATTCGCGGGCGATCTTCGCGATCTCCTCGGACTGGCGCATCAACGTAAAACCGAGACGCTCAATCTCTTCATCCGTAAGGCCTCCCCCGTCAATCCTGCGGATCGCCTGTTTTTCCAGGAGTTCATGGAGGAGCTTGACGACGGTCAGAACAAGCTGGGCCAGACCGTTTTTTTTCTTATCCGCATCTAGGTTCATGCGCCGGGACGTGGCCCGATTCGCCCGCGACGCAACCCTTTGGGGGAGGGGGCTGATTTCAAATCTGTCCCCATCAGAAACCCCGGAACCTGCGTTCATCTTCATAGCACCAGATCCTCCTCGCGCCGGGCCGTTTCCACGGAGGTCAGAATGACCTGCAGGCCCAGGTAAATGAGATCGATGTCGGCGACGGAGATCATGACGTCACCGACAATCACGGCACCTTTGTTGAGCACCCGGTCCAGGGTCTCGCAAAGGCTGATATGTTCCTTTTCATCCAGTTCATCACCAAGCATGTTGCACCTTACTGAGGTAATTGCAAAACTCTTCCAAATATGTTCCCCCTCCCTTGACGGGAGGGGGAAGGGGACTTATTGGTACTTTTGAAATACCTCTACTGATAAAGAATCTGTCCCAGCGCGTTAAGGCTGTCGATTCCCCTGGGATCGCTCTGCCGATACACCACCGACCGGCTGATGCCGGGGAAAGTCAGGGCGAATTTTTCCCGGACAGCGGATTCCCTTTGGAACAGGGAACGGCAGAGGGGATCAGGGCCATCCGGCGTCGCCATGTTTAAAAACAGGCAGGGAACCGGAATTTCCAGACGCCTGCAGGCGGCGACAAGATCCGTCGTTTCCGCAAAGGACATCTCCGTGAGGATACTGGTCGCGTAGAGGGCCGCCTGCGACGGGTCCCGCAGGATCGCCCGCAGACGCTTCAGATCCTTGGACAGTTTGACCAGGCGCTCTGAGATCCCCGGCAATCGGAAGATTTTCCGGTACTTCAGGAAGAGGCTGAAGAACGCCTTCAACCATCCCTCGATGACCTCCGGCAATTCCAACAGCCTGATCAAATGACCCGTCGGCGACGCGTCGAGGACCAGGAGGTCGTAGCCCTCCGGGGTCAGGAAATCCATCACCGCCGCCAAGGCCATCAACTCATCGATCCCCGGGGGCGATAGGTCCATGATCCGTTCCATGACTTCACGATCAAACGTCAGATCAAGGTTCGGCATCAACCGGGAGAGAAATTGCGCAAGCTCCTTCCGGTACTGATTTTTCAGGGCAACAAAATCGGCG contains:
- a CDS encoding gas vesicle protein — its product is MLGDELDEKEHISLCETLDRVLNKGAVIVGDVMISVADIDLIYLGLQVILTSVETARREEDLVL
- a CDS encoding gas vesicle protein K, which encodes MKMNAGSGVSDGDRFEISPLPQRVASRANRATSRRMNLDADKKKNGLAQLVLTVVKLLHELLEKQAIRRIDGGGLTDEEIERLGFTLMRQSEEIAKIAREFGLESDDLNLDLGPLGKLL
- a CDS encoding gas vesicle protein, giving the protein MAIQRGARHSLESTNLADLLERILDKGIVIAGDIRINLVDVELLTIQIRLVICSVDKAKEMGMDWWVNNPAFCSRAKSQQALPEAMDRLEERLARIETSLAAGA